The genomic region ctggcttctcttgctgccaaGCACAGGCTGTAGTCGCATGGCTTCAGAAATTGCcctgcacaggtttagttgcctcCTGGCATTAGGGATCTTAGTTTgtggaccagggctcaaacccgtgtTGGATTCTTAATCattagaccatcagggaagtccctctagtgTTATTGTTCTCCTCCCACGTTGTCTTTGGGTTTCCCTATATCTCCTCCTTAAATCAAGTCTGTATGTTGTGGCTCTTTCCACTGCAATCCACTGTTATTGTACAGGAGCCCTATCAAGGTGGTGCTAAGATATGGGGGATGGGGAGCATTCTATAATCTTatatttaaaatctcattttttaatgCATCTGAATACTTTGGAAGTATTTCTCCGCCTTTTTGTCCCTTCTCCCTTTCAGTGAGACAGGAAGATTAGAATGAGCTGGCACTGGCTAGTTGCCTTTCCCTCAAGGAGACGAGGTTCTTGTAATCTAATTCAACTAGGAGAGCAGGCCTTTGTTATGGAGAACATTGTGTGTATTTCTAAAAGCTTGCCCATTCCCAGCCTACAAATGAGGGGCAGGGGGTGTTTCTTAGATCTTCACCTTGAGAACCTGGTGGGGTTCTTGCAAGTAAAATCCATGGAAGTGCAGGGGTTCTCTAAAGCTGGGCCTCCAGAGCTTCTCACATTCAAGTTAATCCACACTCCCCTTCAGCAATACatcaaaattatcatttaagtATTCCTaacagtttatcctaaaggagattgatcagtccttgggtgttcattggaaggactgatgctgaagctgaaactccaatactttggccacctcatgtgaagagttgactcattagaaaagaccctgatgctgggagggattgggggcaggaggagaaggggatgacagaggatgagatggctggatggcatcaccaattcgatgggcatggtttgggtagactccgggagttggtggtggacagggaggcctggcgtgctgcgatttatggggcgcaaagagtcggacacgactgagcgactgaactgaactgaactgaacagtttatgagggcttccttggtagcttagctggtaaagaatctgcctgcaatgtgggagacctgggttcaatccctgggtcgggaagactccctggaggacgacatggcaacccactccagtattcttgcctggagaatcctcatggacagaagagcctggtgggctacagtccatagggtcacaaagagtcggacatgactgagcgactaagcacagcacagcacaagtttATGACTCGTGTGGCTTTAGCTCCATGTAAGGTGACTTTGGCTGTTATCTAGATGTTCCATCTCTTCACAATTCAGGGTGGTGGTTTTCCCTGCCACCTCAATTTTTTGATAGCTTTAAGAAAAGCCATTGATTTTCACAAAGTCAGTCAGTCTATGAGCTATTAAGCCATAAAAAAGCGTGGAGGAAATTTACATGCATATTTTTACATGAacgaagccaatctgaaaaggctacatactatataattccaactgtatggaaaaggcaaaactacggAAACAAAAAGATGAATGGTTGCCAAGGGTTGGAGTGAAAAAGGTAATAACAGGCATAGCAGAGAGGATTTTAAAGGCAGTGAAAATATCTGTATGATGCTATTATATAATTGTGAATACCTGTGGACACATTTGTTCAAACCCATGAatgtacagggcttccctggtgactcagatggtaaagaattcacttgcaatgtaggagcctcaggttcaatcccagggttgggaagatcccctggagaagggaatggctactcactccagtattcttgcctggaaaatcccacagacaagaGAAGTGTGGCAGGCTATTGTCACAaagtgacacaactgagtgactaacattttcacttttcatgaacATACAAACAAAGAGTGAATTCTGAGGCTGAGCTGTGAACTTTGGTTggttatgatgtgtcaatgtaggtccattgattgtaacaaatataccactCTGGTGAGGGATGTTGGTAATGGGGTGGCCAGGAGGTGCAGGGTGCATATGGGAAACCACTGTACCTTCCCCTCAAATTTGCTGTTAAAACTTATCTTTAAAAGACTttagagagacttccctggtggtccagtggctaagactttgcactcccaatgccgggggcctgggtttgattcctggtcccatatgctacaactaacaccaagtgcaaccaaataaataaaacttaaaaaaaaaagcctttaaaaaataatagtaacagtTGCAGGTTCCTAGAGTTGAGGCAGGGAAAGTcattgattttcagtttgttcctatttttttctccttgttttaaGGATGGGAGTGATGACTTCCAAGGTCCTTAAATGTCAAAGCTGAAACCAAAAGTCCTGGATTTTAAAACTGGTGTTAAAACTCTAATTTCCACAGGACTCATACATTTCACACCCTTGCCAGCAATATTCAGTATTCACTTACCTGCATCATTACCAGTGCTGGATGTCATACGTCTTTGTAATTTCCCAGCTGGCTCTGCAGCTATTTCTGTTCTTGTTTCTAAGTGCTAGACAGCAGTGTGTGAAAGAAGGTAATGTGTGTAATGCTAGATTCCTGTCCTTAAAGTAACATGATGTGCCTCTTTGCCCCCTACTCTCCTTGACTCCTGGGGATGTAAATGTGATAGTGTGCCATATTGGGCTGTGTGAATAAGACCTCCCTAGGAGTGatggaaaacaagaaagagaatcTGTACCAGTTCTGTACTAACTGCAGACTAATTATTAAATGTGAGGATAAAAAGATCAACTTTTAAGGCACTGTTATTTGAGGTCACTTACATTCTACTGAATCTGTATTTCAAAACACTAGCTCTGTCTTTGTgaagaggaagacctgggtttgatccctgggttgagaagatcccctggaggagggtatggcaatccactccagtattcttgcctggagaatccccatggacaaaggagcttggcaggctacagtccatgtggtcgcaaagagtccctcTATTTGTAACAATAAATGGACTTGAAAAACTTTAAATCAAAGTCCCATCAATCCTGTGAACTATACGCCCGTGTTTTCCAGtaatttcattgttgtttttaatatcatAAGTCAATTCTGCTATTCTGTTCCACTGTATTTGTTCTCATTTacttgatgctgaagcagaaactccaatactttggagttTCACATGGCCAcctatgcgaagagttgactcattggaaaacaccctgatgctgggagggattgggggcaggagaaggggatgacagaggatgagacggctggatggcatcaccgacttgatggacatgagattgagtaaactccaggagttggtgacagatagggaggcctggcatgctgcgattcatggggtcgcaaagagtaggacacgactgagtgactgaactgaactgaactgagctcccaTTTTAACAGTTTCTTTGCCCACTATTCTTGTTTCTGAAATCCTCCATCTAGGATCACTGAGGTTACTAAATAGCGTGCCCATACCCCTCCTCAGTCCTCCTCCCTTCACATCCCTTTAGTCCTTTAACAATGAGTTTCTGAAGAGACCAGGCCAGATGTCAAACAGTGGTTCTTAAAGAGTGGTTGGAGAATCCTCAGGGGTCTCTtaggtcaaaattattttcatagtaaTTTCaagaacttttttccttttccactttcatTCTCTCTTGAGAGTAGTTTCCTGGTCTATGTAACATGCAACATTGCTACAGAATGACTGCAGAGATGAGAACCCAACTTTTTCATTAAACTATTAAAggtatttgaaaaattatataatattgcaattgtcagtttttcaaatatacttttaataaaatgttattatgtTAACATGTGATgagtttatttataaatgaatttaaaatttttgtttcagtttgagACTTGCTGTTGCCAAATGTCCCCATCTTAGGTCAGGTTCCCTGGGAGACAGAATCTGAAATGAACCAGAATTGGGTGGATGGTGAAGTTGAACTGTGACAGAGTTGCAAACTCTCAGGGAGCTCTAGGACTGGGACGGCTCTTTGCACTTgctctacacttgatcttagccaaaaggccaagaagcgaTCACACTTGCTCTAAATTGCTCTTGGGGAGGCAGTGTAGCCATGCATGATGTAGCTCTCTTCATCCAAGGGCAATTCTTACAGAGGAACTCAGTGGTGAGTTGTCAGCAGTCAAAGATTTTCAGCAGTTAGCAAAGAGAGAGGGGAGTATAAGGcagagcttacattctagaaTGCCCTTAGTGATCTGGCTGAAATGACAGATGGCAGGACTACAGCTGGAGATGACGCCCTTCACTTCTTTCCTGTCCCGCTTCCTTCATGCCTTTCCCACTCTTTCTGGGAGCACTTCCTTAATAAATCACTTGTGTAGGAATTCTTATCTCAAGATCTGCCTCGGGCAAATTACAGGTAAAAGAATGTCCACAGTATGACTCAATTCCATCCTCCTACCTTTACTCCCAAACATTTCTCCTTAGTCTGCTGCATTTTTAGCAACTGGTGACCATCTAGCTGGTGCTGTCCACAAAATTGTagttttcctttatctttcttttccttatcttTCATATCAGTAActtcaaattaagtctgaaaTCTAGAATGGAAATTATCAGGCAGTAACAGTTCATGTGTATCCAAGTAGAGAGGGATTTATTGtgatttgattgatttttttaatatgttatctcaGTCACTTAGACCTTTTTTCTACTCTTCaggataggaaaaaaattaattaacagaGACAAGATCATCTTCTTGTTGACATACAGTAAAGCAGCCTTCCTAGACTTGAGATTCAGGTTTACTCTCAGGCACTATATCTCACCCAATCAACCCAGCCACTCTTAGTGGGACAGGCTAAAAAGGCACCTAAGATGGTCGTTGTGAGTGTAAgggaaatttaaaacatttctgttGACTCCAAAGCTATGTAAAGAATGGGACAGAAAAAAAGTGAGATATGAGCCAAATAAAGAAGCATGAAGAAGAAAATCAGAGTGAAAAATAAGTTTAGATCTCCCCCCAAATTTTGCaactaaaaatatttacagattttGTTGTATGTGTAAAACATGAACTttgaaaagtactttaaaaaaagtctacaaaaaagtGTGCTTGCAAAATTGGACTTCCCACAAAACCCATGAAAGAAGAGATTATGAAGTGAcaacacatttagatatttaagttTCGGGAAACTGCTGATTTCATAAATATCAGTGCCTGCTATTTATAATTCTAAGTCACTGTCAATCTTCAAAAATGACTAACTAAAGTAAAACTGAGCTTAGTCATGCTTGTACTTCATAAATTTAGTCTGAGaatgatttaattttataaaattagtttCAAATAAATGCAACTGACATTCAAACATTCAAAGCTAAAAGATTCCTTTTGAACAATATTCCCAATCATaatcacctttttaaaaagacactaatGGTTTTCTGTGCATCAAGTAATATTGCAGagatgaaacaataaaaaaaaaatacctgaaggGCTGATTCATGTATTGTTTAACAGAGAATGAGATCCTTTCAGAGGAACTGTTATTACTGCTCAGGGTCTTAGACCACACACTGCTTTCAACCAAAACTAGATATAGGTACATAAATCAAGGGttgtagaagaaataaaatgatctaTAGGTAAGAGTGAAGCAATTTTACATAATTGCTTAAGGCCATCTCCAAAAAAAAGGTTTTCTTGTTTCAAAATATTGTAATAATTAATGATTACACTAATGCTTATGCTGGTTGTATGGAAATGTACAGAGTAAGACTAATGTTGTAGAGTTAGTTTATCAAGaattttttctctccataatgACTCTAATCATATTACTAACTCATTAGTTATGAATCCAACAAGTTGTCAAATAAAACAAGACATACTGAGAGAGTAGGGATCATTAGATCATGATActctaaaattctaaataaaaatcacatttgaTTTGTCACATTGCCCtctgattttcaaatttttaacaaataattacATGCTTCTTGAATCTAAGATATAATTGGTTGAAAATTAAGTCCTaaataaagaatgtgaaaaaaaagcACAAGACTGATGAGACATGCTAATTTCATATTAAATAGTAAACAGGATTATCACTTTTAATTACTaattttctggaaatatttttgatAAAACAGTTCAGCATCTGATAGAGCACATGAATCTATTATAACACTTTCCTCTATGCATAGTCATCCCCTAACCCATAAATTCTGTGaagtacaaaaacaaaattaagacatCCATATCACCATCATATATCattaacttttaagatttattttatatgCTATTCAGCTCTTTTTAAGGCATAAAAATTACAAGTAAAGCTAAAAGCCCCCTTCGATCAACACCCTGAATCCTAATCTCCTGCTAGAGACAACACTATCAATAATTtgatatgtgttctttttaatccATGTAAAATAGCTTTGCATACATATTTCAGTAATAAAAACATAGTTCTGTTCTTTGTGAATGATTTCACTCCAATTTACATGAATGTTATTTTACACTATGTTTCATctagatcttaatttttttccactcAACATTATTTTAGGTAACAACCCATGTTACACAATATAGACCAAGTTCATTACTTTTAACTGCAGTATACTACTCCATTATTttaatatcacattttatttatctattatccCTTCAATATATAGGTTGTTTTCTATTcagataatatatatttcttatgcaTAGTTGTGAATTTCTTTAGGATGTATATCCAGAAGAGAAACTACAGGGTCCTTTTAAACAATGTTTCCCTGCCTCAAAGTCACAAACAACATCCTGTTATTTCCTTCCCAGAAGTTCAGAGTTTGGTTGTTCACATTTCAGTGTTCAAATCCTCTGGAATTCTGTTTCTTTATATGTTGCAAGGttgtatgtaattttattttccccagtATGGAGATTCAAGTACTCCAACTATTTTTATTGACTAGGCTATTCCTCCTACTGATTCATGATGTCATGCCTAATACACAACAAGTTTGCATATATTCAcaggtttatttctaggcattCTATTCTGTAAAACTTTTCTACCTACCTATTAATGTACTAATATTACACACTATTAAATGACCATAACTTCACTATACATGTAGTATATGGTAGAAGGTATGTcctctctgttctttttcagtattaTCTCAGCAATCTATAGACTTTTATTTCATATGAGgtttagaataattttataaaGACCCTAAAAAATTCCTGTTAGATGTCTGGAACTCTAGTAGGTCTATAGATTAAGTTGGGAAGAACAGACATTTTATAACATTGGGTTTTTCCATCTACATTCTCTCATTTATGCAAATCTTTTGCCCTTCAATAAAGCTTTACAATTTTTTCATAAGAATCTTGCATTTTTTAGATTATGCCAAGATATCTTAAAGTTAAGTAAAGCTTGGGTTGAATTTAAAAGTAAGTCTTATTCATTTAGTACACTCGGCGTTTCTCACCTGTATGACCCCTCTTATGTATAGAAAGGGATGCTCTTTGAGAGAATGCttttccacattcattacattcatagggtttctcaccAGTGTGAATTCTCATATGTATAATAAGTAATGAGCATTGAgagaaggcttttccacattTATTACATTCATACGGTTTCTCCCCTGTATGACTTCTAACATGAAGAGTAAGGGATGAGATTCGAGAAAAAGCTTTACCGCACTCATTACATTTaaatggtttctctccagtatgaatttttTCATGTTCAAGAAGGTTTTGTCTctgactgaaagcttttccacacTGATTACAAtgatagggtttctctccagtatgaatttttTCATGTTCTGTGAGATTTGATTTCTGactaaaggctttcccacataCTGTACATGCATAGGGTTTTtcaccagtatgaattctctggtgtCGGATGAGGTTTGACATCTGAATAAAAgctttcccacattcattacattcataaggtttttctccagtatgaattttctgatgtGTAATGAGATTTTCTTTCCGGctgaaggcttttccacattcattacattcatagggtttctcagCTGTATGATTTCTCATGTGTACAGTAAGGGATGAACTTTGAGAGAATGCTTTTCCACATTCACTACATACATAGGGTTTCTCACCTGTATGACTTCTCATATGTATAATAAATACTGAGCATTGAgagaaggcttttccacatttattacatttatagGGTTTCTCCCCTGTGTGACTTCTCATATGTAGATTAACAGATGACATCCGAGAAAAAGCTCTACCACATTCATTACATGCATaaggtttctcaccagtatgaattTTCTCATGCTCAATAAGATTTTGCTTCTGGctgaaggcttttccacattccttacattcatagggtttttctccagtatgaattctctcaTGTTCAATGAGATTTGATTTCTGACTGAAGGCTTTCCAACAATCCTTACAtgcataaggtttctctccagtatgaattctctggtgtCTAATAAGGTTTGACATCTGAATGAAAGCTTTTCCACATTCATTACACTTATATGGTTTTTCCCCAGTATGAATTTTTTGATGTGTAATAAGATTTTCCTTCCtactgaaagcttttccacattccttacattcatagggtttctctccagcaTGAGTTCTCTCATGTCTGATGAGGTCATATCTATGATTAAAGTCCTGTCCACACTGATTACACTTAAAGGGGGTTATGACATGGGATGAGCAATGGTAAAATGGTTTCCCATATTTATTacattcataacttttctttttcataaagcCTTTCTCATAACTAAATAAGTCTAAACTATGTTCAAAATCCTTATCAAGTGAGTCACATTCATAGAACTTTTGTCTTGAAGTAACAATGTCTGAGTCCAGAGGAAACACTTTTGCAACATTTTTATATTCAAGGACATTTTCCTTAATCAGAGTTTTCTTGGAGATGGATGTGACATTTCTCACATGGGtttcctgttgcttcttgatctgttcATCAACTTTCCAAACTTCTAAAATGGAGGACCAAAAATTATTACTTTTGAATATTTCTCCTACTGCTCTATTGATAACATTTCAGAAATGTGCTAcagtggggggacttccctggcagttcagtggttaagattctgtacttccactgcagggggtgcaagttcgatccctggtcagggaactaagatcctgcatgccacgcagcacacacacacacacacacacacacacacacacacacacacacacacacacacacacacacacacacacggaggatTTAGGTACTTGAAAGGCAGGGAGAAGAGTggggctgaaaaaaaaaagaggatgaaTTTCAAGTCTGGAGTTATATACTGATTTGAAGGCAGGAACACATCTACATCATGAAGATACataaaggaaaaaggagtccataTGTAATTTAAAACTAGTTTCAATAATGTTCTTGAGGGCTGGAGAAGAGGAATTATGTGAAACACAGTTCATAagggaataagaaaaaaataaacaaatggaggaGAAATTAGAATCCTATAAAGAGTAAAGAAGACATTTCCAAGAAGGGTGATCCATAGGATCAAATACAGAAGAGAATCTCCTGTTTCAACATGGTGGAATTAAACATCTCTatcttctctcctctctgcagacatgaagaataaacagaaaacgAAATATGTCTTCAATTATACCAAAAGGCAGCTAAACTCCAATTCCAAAGTACAAGGAAAGTCAGAGGATAGACAGAAATGGTGGGAAAGAAACCAAGAGACAGTGGCTGTTATTTCTTGTCTCGGATAGAAAGCATGGTGAACAGTTCTCCAAAACAGAAGGCACACTCTGTGGACAGAATGAATGAGTCATTTTTCACAACAATGGAATCTGGATGTGTTAAGACTGCCTGGTGGAACATAATCATCTTGTTCTGGCCCTGTCAAAAGGTAGGAAAGACAGAGCTAAATAGATGCAAATTCTGCAGAGATGCAAATAACTATTATTCTCGTATAAGCAGGATATTGACATAGGAAGGTAGAAGAGAAACTGAGTGTTAGAGAAAGCATGCAACTGACAATCTCTGATTCAGAAGAAGTAAAGGGCAAACCAACTCTTAACACAAAACTCTGTATGACAGAGGAAGTCAATACAAGCAACAGAGGCTTCCTACTAGCTCAGAGTATTTTTCTAGAcaatctccaatactttgttgGTAAACAGTGGGTCCAGCAGAAAATATCCTTATTCAAAGATGAGGAATGACAGTTATTCAGATCTATATGACACTACAAGAACCAAAAAATATGAATGTACAAGCTGAAAGGAAAAACTGATATTGACTGATCAATAAGCCTCATAAAGTTCTaaagctttaaagaaaaataaacctatgGGCATCCAGACAAACAAATCAAGTCATGTATGAAGGAAAACAATCAGGCTTCAGATTTCTCCAAGCAACACTCAAATCCAAGAAGCAGTAGAGGACTATCTAAAGTCTTCAGGAAACTGTCTATAAAAACCTCTAGAGAAGACAGTATGGCctaagaattttctacatagCCAACTATCAACTAAATAtaaaggtgtttttaaaaaaagatattttcttaatttcaaaatCTCAGGAACTCTAGTTCCCACTAAATTATAAGCTCCCTGAAGacaggattttatttatttatttttttattgttttatgccCATGTCCAGAATAGTATTTTATCTATATTGTTACAACTATTAATGTGGTTTGCTTTTCCTTATATCTTCTACTTGGTTGTTGAAGTATACATGAAAACAACtgatttttacttgtttatttgatACCTGACCATAtcactgaattctcttaaaaTTTGTTGAAGTTGATTCTCTTGTGTTTTAAGGGATATCATCTTATCATCTGTAAATAAAGATGGTTTTATAGGGTCCTTTCCAATTCCGTTAGCACtgcttttttttctcatctattacTTAGGTATAAACTTAGCAAGAGATTTACAAAAGGTATAAAGGAAACCTTGGAAAGCAAAACTGAAGGATACAAACAGGCAGATCTGAACAAAGACAGAGAACATGTTCTTGGATAGAAAACCTTGATACTATAACGATGTCAGCTCTCTGAAAGTTCATTTATACCTCTAACACATTCCcaggaaaaaaatccaacagGCTTTTCTCTGGAAATAGATAGTTAAATCTAAAATTCATACAGtgaaggggcttccttggtggctcagttggtaaagaatccacctgccaatgcagaagatatggggtcggatccctgatctgagaaaatcccacatgctgttgagcaactaaacccgtgcgtcacaactattgagactgtgctctagagtccaagagccacaactactgaagcctgagtgccctagagcccgtgctctgcaacaagagaagccaccacaatgagaagcccgtgtacaccaaagaagagaagcaagccCCTGCTCGCTGAAATTAGAGGAAAACCCAcataacaacaaagacccagcacagattaaaaaaa from Muntiacus reevesi chromosome 2, mMunRee1.1, whole genome shotgun sequence harbors:
- the ZNF568 gene encoding zinc finger protein 568 isoform X3, which encodes MYLFPVLFYNTVAMSYLNLPETVTFKDVAVDLTQEEWQQMKPAQRNLYRDVMLENYSNLVTVGCQVTKPDVIFKLEQEEEPWVVEEELLGRHCSEVWKVDEQIKKQQETHVRNVTSISKKTLIKENVLEYKNVAKVFPLDSDIVTSRQKFYECDSLDKDFEHSLDLFSYEKGFMKKKSYECNKYGKPFYHCSSHVITPFKCNQCGQDFNHRYDLIRHERTHAGEKPYECKECGKAFSRKENLITHQKIHTGEKPYKCNECGKAFIQMSNLIRHQRIHTGEKPYACKDCWKAFSQKSNLIEHERIHTGEKPYECKECGKAFSQKQNLIEHEKIHTGEKPYACNECGRAFSRMSSVNLHMRSHTGEKPYKCNKCGKAFSQCSVFIIHMRSHTGEKPYVCSECGKAFSQSSSLTVHMRNHTAEKPYECNECGKAFSRKENLITHQKIHTGEKPYECNECGKAFIQMSNLIRHQRIHTGEKPYACTVCGKAFSQKSNLTEHEKIHTGEKPYHCNQCGKAFSQRQNLLEHEKIHTGEKPFKCNECGKAFSRISSLTLHVRSHTGEKPYECNKCGKAFSQCSLLIIHMRIHTGEKPYECNECGKAFSQRASLSIHKRGHTGEKRRVY
- the ZNF568 gene encoding zinc finger protein 568 isoform X1, with protein sequence MKISSSREKSDRPLGPLGNVVQSCPPRPIPLSALPGPTRNDCSFNSEETVTFKDVAVDLTQEEWQQMKPAQRNLYRDVMLENYSNLVTVGCQVTKPDVIFKLEQEEEPWVVEEELLGRHCSEVWKVDEQIKKQQETHVRNVTSISKKTLIKENVLEYKNVAKVFPLDSDIVTSRQKFYECDSLDKDFEHSLDLFSYEKGFMKKKSYECNKYGKPFYHCSSHVITPFKCNQCGQDFNHRYDLIRHERTHAGEKPYECKECGKAFSRKENLITHQKIHTGEKPYKCNECGKAFIQMSNLIRHQRIHTGEKPYACKDCWKAFSQKSNLIEHERIHTGEKPYECKECGKAFSQKQNLIEHEKIHTGEKPYACNECGRAFSRMSSVNLHMRSHTGEKPYKCNKCGKAFSQCSVFIIHMRSHTGEKPYVCSECGKAFSQSSSLTVHMRNHTAEKPYECNECGKAFSRKENLITHQKIHTGEKPYECNECGKAFIQMSNLIRHQRIHTGEKPYACTVCGKAFSQKSNLTEHEKIHTGEKPYHCNQCGKAFSQRQNLLEHEKIHTGEKPFKCNECGKAFSRISSLTLHVRSHTGEKPYECNKCGKAFSQCSLLIIHMRIHTGEKPYECNECGKAFSQRASLSIHKRGHTGEKRRVY
- the ZNF568 gene encoding zinc finger protein 568 isoform X2, translated to MKRLTRMMERTAWHSPDSALFQEEEDMASSLETVTFKDVAVDLTQEEWQQMKPAQRNLYRDVMLENYSNLVTVGCQVTKPDVIFKLEQEEEPWVVEEELLGRHCSEVWKVDEQIKKQQETHVRNVTSISKKTLIKENVLEYKNVAKVFPLDSDIVTSRQKFYECDSLDKDFEHSLDLFSYEKGFMKKKSYECNKYGKPFYHCSSHVITPFKCNQCGQDFNHRYDLIRHERTHAGEKPYECKECGKAFSRKENLITHQKIHTGEKPYKCNECGKAFIQMSNLIRHQRIHTGEKPYACKDCWKAFSQKSNLIEHERIHTGEKPYECKECGKAFSQKQNLIEHEKIHTGEKPYACNECGRAFSRMSSVNLHMRSHTGEKPYKCNKCGKAFSQCSVFIIHMRSHTGEKPYVCSECGKAFSQSSSLTVHMRNHTAEKPYECNECGKAFSRKENLITHQKIHTGEKPYECNECGKAFIQMSNLIRHQRIHTGEKPYACTVCGKAFSQKSNLTEHEKIHTGEKPYHCNQCGKAFSQRQNLLEHEKIHTGEKPFKCNECGKAFSRISSLTLHVRSHTGEKPYECNKCGKAFSQCSLLIIHMRIHTGEKPYECNECGKAFSQRASLSIHKRGHTGEKRRVY
- the ZNF568 gene encoding zinc finger protein 568 isoform X4, which gives rise to MASSLETVTFKDVAVDLTQEEWQQMKPAQRNLYRDVMLENYSNLVTVGCQVTKPDVIFKLEQEEEPWVVEEELLGRHCSEVWKVDEQIKKQQETHVRNVTSISKKTLIKENVLEYKNVAKVFPLDSDIVTSRQKFYECDSLDKDFEHSLDLFSYEKGFMKKKSYECNKYGKPFYHCSSHVITPFKCNQCGQDFNHRYDLIRHERTHAGEKPYECKECGKAFSRKENLITHQKIHTGEKPYKCNECGKAFIQMSNLIRHQRIHTGEKPYACKDCWKAFSQKSNLIEHERIHTGEKPYECKECGKAFSQKQNLIEHEKIHTGEKPYACNECGRAFSRMSSVNLHMRSHTGEKPYKCNKCGKAFSQCSVFIIHMRSHTGEKPYVCSECGKAFSQSSSLTVHMRNHTAEKPYECNECGKAFSRKENLITHQKIHTGEKPYECNECGKAFIQMSNLIRHQRIHTGEKPYACTVCGKAFSQKSNLTEHEKIHTGEKPYHCNQCGKAFSQRQNLLEHEKIHTGEKPFKCNECGKAFSRISSLTLHVRSHTGEKPYECNKCGKAFSQCSLLIIHMRIHTGEKPYECNECGKAFSQRASLSIHKRGHTGEKRRVY
- the ZNF568 gene encoding zinc finger protein 568 isoform X5 translates to MKPAQRNLYRDVMLENYSNLVTVGCQVTKPDVIFKLEQEEEPWVVEEELLGRHCSEVWKVDEQIKKQQETHVRNVTSISKKTLIKENVLEYKNVAKVFPLDSDIVTSRQKFYECDSLDKDFEHSLDLFSYEKGFMKKKSYECNKYGKPFYHCSSHVITPFKCNQCGQDFNHRYDLIRHERTHAGEKPYECKECGKAFSRKENLITHQKIHTGEKPYKCNECGKAFIQMSNLIRHQRIHTGEKPYACKDCWKAFSQKSNLIEHERIHTGEKPYECKECGKAFSQKQNLIEHEKIHTGEKPYACNECGRAFSRMSSVNLHMRSHTGEKPYKCNKCGKAFSQCSVFIIHMRSHTGEKPYVCSECGKAFSQSSSLTVHMRNHTAEKPYECNECGKAFSRKENLITHQKIHTGEKPYECNECGKAFIQMSNLIRHQRIHTGEKPYACTVCGKAFSQKSNLTEHEKIHTGEKPYHCNQCGKAFSQRQNLLEHEKIHTGEKPFKCNECGKAFSRISSLTLHVRSHTGEKPYECNKCGKAFSQCSLLIIHMRIHTGEKPYECNECGKAFSQRASLSIHKRGHTGEKRRVY